TGATGGTCACTTTCCCCTTCACCTTTTCGTCTATAACGAAGTTCTTGCCCGTAAGCTCGGCGATGAATTTCACCACCATCTTCAAATCGGCGTCGTTGAAATCTATGTTTATCTTCTCGCCGGGTTTCAACGGCTCCACCCGCAAAGACATGTCCACCTTGGGCGAAAAACCCTGGGCCGGGGCTGGGGCCGGAGCCCCCATAGGCATGGGCTGTTCCCCTTTCATGAGCCGGGGCTGGTCCACCACCGGCGGCATGGACTGACCCCCTGGCGCAGGTTGAGGCGCGCCCTGGGCGGCCTCCGGCCCGCCAGCCTCTGGCGGAACCGGCTGGGCGAATGCAGGGCCGCCCGCGATGGTGGATAAATGAAAGGCCAAAGCGGTAATGAACGCCGTGGCCCGCGCCGCGCGTTTCTTTTTCATAAAGCCGGTCATTGCACCGTGAACCTCATGGATGTTTTTTGCGTTTTTCTTTCCAAGTCCAGATTGAACGTCGTCTCGTTGCGTAGGGCCTGGAAAAGCTCCAGCCCTTTCTCCGCCGAGTTTAACTCTATGCCGTTTATCCTCTTGACCACGTCCTGGTTTTGAAGCCCCACCTTGTCGAACAGCGAGTTCTTCTTTATGGCGAATATCTTGAACCCGTCGGTCTTGCCTTCCTTGTTGATGTTAGGCACGGCCCGCACTTCCGTTAACAGCTGGTTCATGGCCGCCATCTGGGAATCCAGATACCGTTTGGACACGGCGTATTCCGTGTCCGATATCTGGTTCACGTCCTGCCCCGCCGCCATGGCGCCCCTGGCCCCGGCCCGGCCCATTCCGCCCGGCCCTTCGGCGAACTCCACGTCTAAAGACTCCAGCTTGCCGCCCCGGTTAAGCAGTACCTTGTTACGAAGGATACCGGCTATCCGGGCGCCCAATACCGTATCCCCGGTTTTATAAAGTTTCTGTTCCCGGGTGTCTTTAGCCTCTATGGCCGCCAACCTGTAAACGCCGTGGGGATCTATCACCGTTCCCACAAGCCTTAGCCCCAGCGAGGTTTTAGGGGCCGAAAAAACCGCCATCCCCCCGGTATATGAAGCGGCAAACTCCCGCTGGCCAGCGCTGGACATATCCAGGGCCGATTGGGCGGAGTTGAAAATGTTGCGCTGGATAAGGGCCGTATAATCCTCCTCGGGCTGGAACGCCGCTTTGCGAGCCATGGGGGAAACAGAAGGGACTCCTGTGAAGGACATCCCAGAACTGCCTGATAATACGTCCCCTATAAAAAACGCCACGGCCCCGGCCAACACCCAGGCTATCCAGGCGATTATCGCCAGGTGGATAGCCGTCCAGCCTTTTTTAGGTATTCTTAACTTCATCAAACCAGTAATTATTTAAGATACAGCTCATTTAGTATTTTACGGACACGGTTTTTGTTTTTCGGGACTCGTAATAAAAAAGCAAGCGGCTTGAACGCTGGCGGGAAAACCGGGGCTTGCCGCAAACCGGTGGAATCTGGTGGCGGCTGGTATCATCACCTCTTGAGCATGCCGCTCACATCCAGCCCCATGGCCTGTTCCGCCTCCGACAGGGTGGCGCGGGCCACTTTGCGGGCTTTTTCCGTGCCGTCAAACAGCGCCCCAAGGGCTTCATCGCTATGGGCGGACCAGTATTGCCGCTTTTCAACCAGCGGCCCAATCCGTTCAAAAATATGCCCTTCTAACCGTTTTTTGCACTCCACACACCCGATTTTGGCCTGGGTGCATCCCTCTATGATCCATGGATGCTCCTCCGCAGGGGTGAAAACCTTGTGGAAGCTGTAAGCCACGCATTTTTCAGGGTCGCCAGGGTCGGTCCGTTTAACCCGGGCCGGGTCGGTAACGATATTCTTTATCTTGTGGGCCATCACCTCTTTCGGGTCTGAAAGATATATGGCGTTATTGTAAGATTTGCTCATCTTCCTGCCGTCCACGCCCGGCAGTTTGGGCGTCTCGCTCATCAACGGCTGGGGCTCGGTGAAAACATGCCGCTTGTAGATGTCGTGGAACCTGCGGACAAGCTCCCGGGTAAGCTCCAGATGGGGCAGTTGGTCTATCCCTACCGGCACGAAATCGGCCTTGTACAGCACAATATCCGCCGCCTGAAGCACCGGGTATCCCAAAAACCCGTAGGTGTGGAGATCCCGGTTCTCCACCTGCTCCATTTTTTCCTTATAGCTTGGAACCCGCTCCAGCCATGGCAGGGGGGTTATCATCGAAAACAGAAGGTGGAGCACCGCGTGTTCCGGTATGAGCGACTGGACAAACATTACGCATTTGTCCGGGCTCAGCCCGGCGGAAAGCCAGTTTACCGCCAGGTCGGTCAGGTTTTCCTTTAACCTTCCCGTGTCCTCGTAATTGGAGGACAGGGCGTGCCAGTCCGCCGCGAAATAGTAACAGTCGTATTCTTCCTGAAGTTTAACCCAGTTGGTGAGAGCCCCCAACAGGTTGCCCAAATGGAGGTTTCCGGTGGTCTGCATTCCGGAAAGGACTCTTTTCTTGTTCATCGGATTGAAAACCTTGGCCTGGCGAAAATTTCTAAAGCAGGAATTGTAACACGCCATTTATCAGCGGGCGAATGGTCACGTCTATAATCCCCAGCGGGTTAAGGAACAGGATGAAAATGAGCAGAAACATCCCGAAAGGCTCTATCCTGGCGAAGGAAGAAGAATGGGGCTCCGGCAACAATCCGGTGACAATCCTGCCCCCGTCGGCCGGGGGTATGGGGATCAGGTTTATTATGGCCAGCACCGTGTTGAGGATCACGGAGAAATAGAGCATGTAAATTACCGGCACAATCACCATGCCGCCGATACCCATGGACTTGCCCTGCAGGTTGGCGTAAACCTCCATGAGCGATTCGGGGCTTACGATGCCTATGAGCTTTAAAACCCCCGCCGAAAGCAGGGCCAGCAACACGTTTGTAACCGGGCCTGCCGCCGCCACCCACACCATGTCCCGCTTGGGGTTGCGCAGGTTGTAAAAATTCACCGGCACAGGCTTGGCGTAGGCGAAAAGGAATCCTGACAGCGT
This DNA window, taken from Nitrospinota bacterium, encodes the following:
- the trpS gene encoding tryptophan--tRNA ligase, with the protein product MNKKRVLSGMQTTGNLHLGNLLGALTNWVKLQEEYDCYYFAADWHALSSNYEDTGRLKENLTDLAVNWLSAGLSPDKCVMFVQSLIPEHAVLHLLFSMITPLPWLERVPSYKEKMEQVENRDLHTYGFLGYPVLQAADIVLYKADFVPVGIDQLPHLELTRELVRRFHDIYKRHVFTEPQPLMSETPKLPGVDGRKMSKSYNNAIYLSDPKEVMAHKIKNIVTDPARVKRTDPGDPEKCVAYSFHKVFTPAEEHPWIIEGCTQAKIGCVECKKRLEGHIFERIGPLVEKRQYWSAHSDEALGALFDGTEKARKVARATLSEAEQAMGLDVSGMLKR
- a CDS encoding site-2 protease family protein; its protein translation is MDPEISNIIQSISVMALPVIFAVTLHEVAHGYMAHLKGDDTAKVMGRLTLNPMAHVDIFGTIILPILFYTLSGFLFAYAKPVPVNFYNLRNPKRDMVWVAAAGPVTNVLLALLSAGVLKLIGIVSPESLMEVYANLQGKSMGIGGMVIVPVIYMLYFSVILNTVLAIINLIPIPPADGGRIVTGLLPEPHSSSFARIEPFGMFLLIFILFLNPLGIIDVTIRPLINGVLQFLL